TTCAAAGCCAGAAGACCGACTTTGCGGCGGTGCGCGACGTCAGCTTCAAGGTGGAAGAGGGGGCGCTGGTCGCCCTGCTGGGCCCCAGCGGCTCGGGGAAGAGCACCATCCTGCGCATGATCGCGGGCCTCGAGCAGCCGGATTCGGGAGAGATCTTCCTCGGCGGCGAGAACGTGACGCGGCTTGCGACGCAGAAGCGAGGCGTGGGCTTCGTCTTCCAGAACTACGCCTTGTTCAAGCAGTTGACGGTCTTCCAGAACATCGCCTTCGGCCTTCAGGTTCAGGGCGCGCCGCGGGCGGAGATCAAAGGGCGGGTGTCGGAGCTGCTGGAATTGCTGGGCTTGAAGGACCTGGGACGCCGCTATCCGCACCAGCTTTCCGGCGGGCAGCGCCAGCGCGTGGCCCTGGCCCGGGCCCTCGCCCCGAGGCCGAAGGTCCTGCTGCTCGACGAGCCCTTCGGCGCCATCGACGCCAAGATCCGCAAGGAACTGCGCGAGTGGCTGCGCACCCTGCACGACGAGATGCACGTCACCAGCCTCTTCGTCACCCACGACCAGGAAGAGGCCTTGGAGATCTGCGACCACATCTACGTCATGAACCAGGGCGTCATCGAGCAGGGCGGGACGCCCGAGGAGATCTACAAGCGCCCGGCCACCGAGTTCGTCGCCAACTTCGTCGGATTGATGAACATCCACGACGCGGTGGTCAAGGACGGCAAGCTCTCCATCGGCCCCTACAGCTTCCCCGGCAACGGCGGGAACGGCTTGGCGGAGGGCGACCGCATCCGCGTCTTCTTCCGCCCCCAGGACATCTACATCTCCGGCGCGAGCAACGCCTACGCGATGCACGCCCGCATCGTGCGCCGGTCCTTCTTGGGCGTCAGCATCAAGCTGGAGATCGAGGCGGAGCACGGCTTCCGCTTCATCGCGATCATCCCCGAGCACGTCTTCTACAACGAGAAGCTGGCGGAAGGCGCGGCCATCTCCTACCAGATCGAGGAGTTTCACTACGTGAACCTGCGCGCGGGGAAGGGGATGAAGAAGTTGGTGTTTGCGGATTATGAGATTTGAGCGGTGTCGGAGAATATAGCATTTCTGCGGTCCCTACGGAGGCGGCAAAAACCCCAAGACATCGCAATCAACGGCCGCGGCACGAACGCGAGGTTCGTCCCTACAGCCCCCTAAACACGGGCTTTCGCTTGTCGACGAAGGAGTTCACGCCCTCCGCGAAATCCCGGCTGAGCGACGAGGCCGCGATCTCGCGCTTTTCCAATTCCAGCTGCCTTGCCAGGGGATTTTTTAGCGAGGCGGCGACGACGCGCTTGATCCGCGTCAGTGTCCGGGTGGGCCGGGAGGTCAGGTCGGCGACGTAGGCGGCGAGCTCGGACTCGAAGCTCTCCTCGGGCCAAACATGGTTGAGGAGGCCCAGGGCATGGGCCTCGGGTGCCGCCCAGACCCGGCCGGTCAGAAAGGCCTCGAGGGCCCGTTTGGGGCCGATGATGCGCGGCAAAAAATAAGTGGAGCCCGCGTTGGGGGCCAAGGCGATGTTGACGAAAGAGGGCGAGAGCCTCGCCAGGTGCGAGGCGACGGTCAGGTCGCAGGAGAGGGCGAGCCCGAAGCCCGCCGCATAGGCCGGGCCTTGGACGGCGGCGATCACCAGCTGCGGCATTGCGGCGATGGTGCGGATTGCGCGGTTGAGATGCCCGCTGATCTTGCGGAAGGCCTGGGCGCTGGTCTTGAGGTTTTTTTGGAAGAGCTTGATGTCCCCGCCCGCGGAGAAGGCGCCGCCGGCCCCGCGCAAAATAATGACGCGCAATTTTCGATCTTTGGCCGCCCGCGTCAGGGCCGCCGGGATCGCGGCGGCCAACTCGAAATTAAAGGCGTTCTTCGCCTCGGGGCGGTTGAGGGTGAGCGTGCGGCAATGCCCTTGAGTTTCTTCGAGAATCATTTGGTCCTTCATCGGGGCCTCTGCTATAGTCTTGGAATTAAACCGTCGTTTTTCCATAGGAGTGTGTCTTGCTATGAAATTTTCCGTCGAAAGTCGACCTTCTTCCACGGGCTCCGGCGACCTGTTGGTCCTGCCTTATCTCGATGAAAAACCGCTTGCCCATCCCGCGATCCAGGCCCTGCTGAAAAAGTTGGGGCCGACGCCGCTGAAGCTGCTCAAAAAAGAAGAGTTCAAGGGAGAGGTCGGCGACTCGCGCGCCTTCGCCGCGCAGGGCAAGTTGCCCTTCGATTACGTCCTGTTCATGGGGTTGGGTGCCGCGAAAAAATTGAATCTCGAGACCCTGCGCAAAGCCGCGGCCAAGTCGGCCCAGACCGCCGACCGCATGAAGGTCCAAAAAATGGTCTCGCTGCTGCCGCTGGCGCTCGACAAGAAGACCTCCGCGCAGGAGGCCGGGCAAGCCTATGCCGAGGGCGTCGTGCTCGGGCTGTATCGCTTCGAGAAATACAAAAGCAAGAAGGAGAAGGACGGGAAACTCCGCGAGCTGCGCTACGTTCTAGGAGACGCCAAGGCGGCGAAGGCCTTCCTGGCCGGGCACAAGGTCGGCGAGCACATCGCCCAAGGCGTAAATTACGCCCGCGACCTGGTCAACACGCCGGCCCGCGACAAGCCGCCCGAATTTCTGGGCCGCGAGGCGAAGAGGATCCGCGGCGTTCGCACCAAAGTATTTAACCACCGCCAGCTGCAACGTCTCGGCATGGGGGCGCTCTACGGCGTCGGCATGGGTTCTCCCAATCCCCCAGTCTTTGTCGAGATGCATTACCGCCCGCGGGGCCGCGTCAAAAAGCGCGTCGCGATCG
Above is a genomic segment from Deltaproteobacteria bacterium PRO3 containing:
- a CDS encoding 2-(1,2-epoxy-1,2-dihydrophenyl)acetyl-CoA isomerase; translated protein: MEKRRFNSKTIAEAPMKDQMILEETQGHCRTLTLNRPEAKNAFNFELAAAIPAALTRAAKDRKLRVIILRGAGGAFSAGGDIKLFQKNLKTSAQAFRKISGHLNRAIRTIAAMPQLVIAAVQGPAYAAGFGLALSCDLTVASHLARLSPSFVNIALAPNAGSTYFLPRIIGPKRALEAFLTGRVWAAPEAHALGLLNHVWPEESFESELAAYVADLTSRPTRTLTRIKRVVAASLKNPLARQLELEKREIAASSLSRDFAEGVNSFVDKRKPVFRGL
- a CDS encoding leucyl aminopeptidase, with the protein product MKFSVESRPSSTGSGDLLVLPYLDEKPLAHPAIQALLKKLGPTPLKLLKKEEFKGEVGDSRAFAAQGKLPFDYVLFMGLGAAKKLNLETLRKAAAKSAQTADRMKVQKMVSLLPLALDKKTSAQEAGQAYAEGVVLGLYRFEKYKSKKEKDGKLRELRYVLGDAKAAKAFLAGHKVGEHIAQGVNYARDLVNTPARDKPPEFLGREAKRIRGVRTKVFNHRQLQRLGMGALYGVGMGSPNPPVFVEMHYRPRGRVKKRVAIVGKGITFDSGGLSLKPAKSMETMKDDMSGAATILAVMKLLPALKLPVEVYGYVASAENMPDGGAQRPGDVVKAYNGKTIEVLNTDAEGRLALADALSYLTKHRKVDYIIDVATLTGAALVALGDLYSAALGTDPELVKKLKDCGEECGEKIWELPLAEEYAEEMKSQVADIQNIGGPYGGTINGALFLKNFVAEKAKWVHLDIAGPSWANKPWAYAPKGGTGIMVRTFLRLFSKF
- a CDS encoding ABC transporter ATP-binding protein yields the protein MGVVVKNLTKTFQSQKTDFAAVRDVSFKVEEGALVALLGPSGSGKSTILRMIAGLEQPDSGEIFLGGENVTRLATQKRGVGFVFQNYALFKQLTVFQNIAFGLQVQGAPRAEIKGRVSELLELLGLKDLGRRYPHQLSGGQRQRVALARALAPRPKVLLLDEPFGAIDAKIRKELREWLRTLHDEMHVTSLFVTHDQEEALEICDHIYVMNQGVIEQGGTPEEIYKRPATEFVANFVGLMNIHDAVVKDGKLSIGPYSFPGNGGNGLAEGDRIRVFFRPQDIYISGASNAYAMHARIVRRSFLGVSIKLEIEAEHGFRFIAIIPEHVFYNEKLAEGAAISYQIEEFHYVNLRAGKGMKKLVFADYEI